AGGCGCAAAGCACCGCACGCCGATCGCACAGGCTCCTTCGCTCGTATGTGAGCAAGGTCGGACTGTTCAATTCAGACTTGGGTCGCACATGTCGCAGGACTGCAGGTCCATTTCCAAGCGCCGTGCAAGCCAAGTATTATTCAGTGGGCGAAAGTATCGGGATGCATTGACCACAAGTTCGACGGGGCAGCGGTTGGCGGATGTCCGTATCGACGGTCCAATCCGGCAGACCCGTGTCGCTGAAGCCGGGGGCTCTTGGGAATGACCTACGTCGTCAGTGTATTCGAAACGTGGTATTGGCAATCCGTCCTTGCCACGAAGGACTGGGCCGAAGCATTGGCGCTGGCCAGAGAGATCGGCGACAAAGGGCGCGTCGAGCAGAAGCCGGAACCGGATACGCCTTGGACTGGCGTGACCTCCAGGACCTCTTGCATGTCGCCAGCCAATGATCGATGGACCAAGGCCTGAGCTTCTCGACCATGGCAAGCATGTCAGGCGCTTAAAGCGCTTCGCGACGAAACAGATTCAGGCGACGCGCTTTTAAGTCTTTGTTTTGATGCATGTCGTTCTCCCAAAACCGCTGCGCACTTTGGGCGACATGCATTAGGCTCGCCTGCGGCGCAACACCCAGCCCATACAACGTCGCGTTCGGGCTCCGGACCTTGGCCTGAAGCGCGTCGCGATCCTGCGGATTCGCTCCATGCGCTTAGGCTTTGATTTTGCGCATGTGTTGTCCCGAACCGGTTTCCATTATCGGGAGACATGCGTTTGGAGCGCCCCTTTGGCCCACCCGTTCAACTGCAAGCGCAACGCGATCCTTGAGGAAGAAATGCCGTAGGCGTCTCCGCGGTCGCCATCTGCCACAAACATATATCGACACATACTTTATTATAAAAAAATAATATTAAAGGAATCTTTAACTCATCTCTTTAAGACCAAATCAAGTAGATGTTCTTATTAAATAGCCGCTGTCACGTAGCTTACTTAAGCTACACATTAAAGAAGGGGCATCTAATATGCGTAATCTGATGAAGAAGTTCGTCGCCGATGAGTCTGGCGCCACTGCGATTGAATATGGCCTGATCGCTGCTCTTATTGCGCTTGCGATCATGGTCGGAGCGACCTCCCTCGGCACCGCTCTGAATGCCAAGTTCGTGCTCATCGCGAACAAGGTCGCCGGCGCCAAAGCGAAATAGGCGATCCAACGCTTTTCTTGCTCCGCGTTTACAGCACGGACAAGTGCTGGCCGTCCGGCTACGGGCGGCCTTTTTTATGGAGAGGGGCCGGACTCGAACCAGCCGCAGACGGCGTGAGTCGAGGCCTCCATGGCGGAGTCCAAACTTTCATGTCGTCCAGTGAGAGATGGCGATCCCGGCAGGATTCGAACCTGCGACCATCGGCTTAGAAGGCCGGTGCTCTATCCAGTCGCGGGGCGTCGGCGATATTCTCACGCAGCGTGCAGGGTCGGAATGGCGCTTACGTCCACTTCCCGCTCAGCATGCCAGGCATCATAAGCGGCCTGCATGCGAAGCCAGATGGCGGCGCCGTCGCCGAACATCTTTCCGAGCCGCGCCGCGACG
The window above is part of the Mesorhizobium sp. WSM4904 genome. Proteins encoded here:
- a CDS encoding Flp family type IVb pilin yields the protein MRNLMKKFVADESGATAIEYGLIAALIALAIMVGATSLGTALNAKFVLIANKVAGAKAK